Genomic segment of Streptomyces longhuiensis:
CCCGGCGGCGCTGGCCCGCGAGAAGGAGCGGCACCCGGGGATCTCGTACACGTACGGGCGTCCGCTGGGTCCGCACCCGTCGCTGCTCAAGGTCCTGGAGCGGCGTCTCGACGAGGCGCTGGGCGGCGGCGCGCGCACGCCGGAGGACCGGGCCGACGTGACGGTGCTGCTGGTCGGCCGCGGTTCGACGGACCCGGACGCCAACGCCGAGGTGCACAAGGCGGCGCGGCTGCTGTGGGAGGGCCGCGGTTACGCGGGCGTGGAGACGGCGTTCGTGTCGCTGGCCGCGCCGGACGTGCCGTCGGGCCTCGACCGGTGCGTGAAGCTCGGCGCGCGGCGCATCGTCGTCCTGCCGTACTTCCTGTTCACGGGGATCCTGCCGGACCGCGTGCGGCAGCAGACGGAGGGCTGGGCGTCGGCCCACCCGGACGTCGAGGTGCTCTCCGCCGACGTGATCGGCCCGGAACCGGAGCTGATCGACCTGGTCATGGAGCGGTACGAGGAGGCCGTCCGCGGCGATCTGCGG
This window contains:
- a CDS encoding sirohydrochlorin chelatase yields the protein MTTSPALLIAGHGTRDEAGAEAFRDFVRELGRRRPDLPVAGGFIELSPPPLTEAVGELVERGVRRFAAVPLMLVSAGHAKGDIPAALAREKERHPGISYTYGRPLGPHPSLLKVLERRLDEALGGGARTPEDRADVTVLLVGRGSTDPDANAEVHKAARLLWEGRGYAGVETAFVSLAAPDVPSGLDRCVKLGARRIVVLPYFLFTGILPDRVRQQTEGWASAHPDVEVLSADVIGPEPELIDLVMERYEEAVRGDLRMNCDTCVYRIALPGFEDKVGLPQQPHFHPDDDGDHHGHGHSHGHGHSHSHAH